One genomic region from Spirulina subsalsa PCC 9445 encodes:
- a CDS encoding exopolysaccharide biosynthesis protein: MAKLSVELNRYFFEEDRNPEVTFYDILTLAGERVFGILFVLLSLPSALPVPAPGYSIPFGVVMFLLAVQLMAGRKRPWLPERMKQSTVRLTTAQRIVKSGMPWLRRLELFTKPRLVTICTSFSGRVVIGVAISLMAICMMIPIPGTNTLPAMGIFITGFGLVEDDGIITLMGLVVCLMGGLLAGSIFFALIWGGSNLLELLKEWLGRS, translated from the coding sequence ATGGCCAAACTTTCCGTTGAATTGAACCGTTACTTTTTCGAGGAAGACCGTAACCCGGAAGTCACATTTTACGATATTCTCACCCTAGCCGGAGAACGAGTATTCGGGATTCTTTTTGTTCTGCTGTCCTTACCCTCAGCCTTACCCGTACCTGCTCCGGGTTACTCCATCCCTTTTGGTGTGGTTATGTTTTTATTAGCGGTTCAGTTAATGGCAGGGAGAAAACGTCCTTGGTTGCCGGAACGGATGAAACAGTCCACCGTGCGCTTAACCACCGCTCAACGCATTGTCAAAAGTGGGATGCCTTGGTTGCGTCGCTTGGAATTGTTCACCAAACCCCGATTAGTGACCATTTGTACCAGTTTTTCCGGGCGTGTGGTGATTGGGGTAGCGATTTCCTTGATGGCCATTTGTATGATGATCCCCATCCCGGGAACCAATACCCTCCCAGCTATGGGGATTTTTATTACAGGGTTTGGTTTAGTAGAAGATGATGGCATCATTACTTTGATGGGTTTAGTCGTCTGTCTAATGGGTGGATTGTTGGCTGGGTCCATCTTTTTTGCTCTCATTTGGGGGGGGAGTAATTTATTGGAGTTACTCAAAGAGTGGTTAGGACGATCATGA
- a CDS encoding histidine triad nucleotide-binding protein, which yields MSDTIFAKIIRREIPANIVYEDDLCLAFTDVNPVAPTHILLIPKQPIPQLSQANPEDHRLLGHLLIKVKEVAAQAGLSNGYRIVINNGEDGGQTVNHLHLHILGGRPLAWPPG from the coding sequence ATGAGTGATACAATTTTCGCGAAAATTATCCGCCGGGAAATTCCCGCTAATATTGTCTACGAAGATGATCTCTGTTTGGCCTTTACCGATGTTAACCCGGTTGCACCGACTCATATTCTGTTAATTCCTAAACAACCAATTCCCCAACTGTCTCAGGCTAACCCGGAAGATCATCGCTTGTTAGGTCATTTATTAATTAAAGTTAAAGAAGTGGCTGCACAGGCGGGACTAAGCAATGGTTATCGCATTGTGATCAATAATGGAGAGGATGGGGGACAAACTGTGAATCATCTCCACCTCCATATTTTGGGTGGTCGTCCCTTGGCTTGGCCACCGGGTTAG
- a CDS encoding Fur family transcriptional regulator: MNKTNLPLSQSSQTQTKVALKPIRSLEDAYERCQVLGMRLSRQRRYILELLWEEQEHLSARAIYDRLNQKGKGIGHTSVYQNLEALSSQGIIECVERCDGRLYGNISDTHSHVNCLDTQQIIDVHIELPADLLAQIEEQTGITITEYRIDFYGYRQQEC; encoded by the coding sequence ATGAACAAGACTAATTTGCCCTTGTCCCAGTCTTCCCAAACTCAGACAAAAGTCGCTTTAAAGCCTATTCGTTCTTTAGAGGATGCCTATGAACGCTGTCAAGTGTTGGGGATGCGTCTGAGTCGTCAACGTCGCTATATTTTAGAGTTGTTATGGGAAGAACAAGAACACCTCTCCGCCCGAGCAATTTATGATCGTTTGAATCAAAAAGGGAAAGGGATTGGTCACACTTCGGTTTATCAGAATTTAGAGGCTTTATCGAGTCAGGGAATTATTGAGTGTGTAGAGCGCTGTGATGGCAGACTGTACGGCAACATCAGCGATACTCATAGTCATGTTAACTGTTTAGATACGCAACAAATTATTGATGTCCATATTGAGTTACCCGCCGATTTATTGGCGCAAATTGAGGAGCAGACGGGGATAACCATTACCGAGTATCGGATTGATTTTTACGGCTATCGTCAACAAGAGTGCTAA